From a single Anoplolepis gracilipes chromosome 3, ASM4749672v1, whole genome shotgun sequence genomic region:
- the Naus gene encoding CTTNBP2 N-terminal-like protein — translation MASQSQTTTVNVTTTTAMTTANGPPSTSAPAPALAPSSGTTVPTTAATKTQTVAVSAQPSQSQQLQQQQQANNIEPLDKSSSNTLKRNPKKELSRTDLLMLLGHLEGELQARDIVIAALKSEKMKHLLSSRYLTSTADPHAALARDVAIVGGVIGVEGNQIDQQVASLEALVMQQRKAQCRMTKVLRDAEIRHRAVIKELEEEKRKHEHDTAQGDDITYGLEKERTRLKKELELEKQEKKRLEMELKKVNDHLEEEKSRQKQIVLLLLAERKKIIMKYIEERKRSEDLAQILSEEKVRIDSMAEGLEEESKKSLQMEAELEKQLAQFDMERQQYRQALSKEEKRAKDFETELEKLRAEMDTWKESQARGPARGVGVTPPPPPAKPANLVAMPTLRPASAPQAMKGTVLGTGTPMVSSKVVQPTATVSSVPVSGPTTGIARSVTPGQALRGVAYTPNLTSVGGESTAPPDTQAVDKRQPVVPAPVNTAAAAKLITSSQAAAAAAAGKLGFHVGQAAASPSAVSPAVQAPGAGGGLLPAKKPPISRGVPPPVPPNKPVVPPKKEAAVYLRRPELQSQSGPQQDVVKYGGGKQTALSHPGGVTTATGSGVAPPVQAQHQQPLPASTAQAAAEEEVSNKTADSR, via the exons ATGGCATCGCAGAGTCAGACCACCACCGTCAACGTCACCACCACGACGGCGATGACGACGGCCAACGGACCGCCGTCGACGTCGGCACCGGCGCCGGCGTTGGCGCCGTCGTCTGGCACCACTGTCCCGACTACCGCGGCCACGAAGACGCAGACTGTCGCCGTTTCCGCTCAGCCCTCGCAATCTCAACAActgcagcagcagcagcaggcTAACAATATTGAGCCGCTGGACAAGAGTTCCTCCAATACTCTCAAG CGCAATCCAAAGAAGGAGTTGAGCAGAACTGATTTGTTGATGTTACTGGGACATCTAGAAGGCGAGCTCCAAGCGAGAGACATTGTGATAGCAGcattaaaa TCAGAAAAGATGAAACATCTTCTAAGTTCCCGGTACCTCACCAGTACTGCAGATCCACACGCGGCATTAGCTCGCGATGTTGCAATAGTAGGTGGTGTTATTGGGGTTGAAGGAAATCAAATTGATCAACAAGTAGCTAGTCTAGAAGCATTGGTGATGCAGCAGAGAAAGGCGCAGTGTAGGATGACAAAAGTCCTTAGAGATGCTGAAATTAGGCATAGAGCA GTGATTAAAGAATTAGAGGAGGAGAAGCGGAAACATGAACATGATACTGCTCAAGGTGATGACATCACCTATGGTCTTGAGAAAGAGCGAACGAGGCTAAAGAAAGAGCTAGAACtagaaaaacaagaaaagaagagattaGAAATGGAATTAAAAAAGGTTAACGATCATCTCGAGGAGGAGAAAAGTCGGCAAAAGCAAATAGTATTGCTTCTCTTGGCGGAacgaaaaaagattattatgaaGTATATCGAGGAGAGGAAACGATCTGAAGATTTGGCTCAAATTCTCAGCGAAGAGAAGGTAAGGATAGACTCGATGGCCGAAGGCCTCGAGGAAGAGAGTAAGAAATCACTGCAGATGGAAGCGGAATTGGAGAAACAATTAGCGCAATTCGACATGGAGAGGCAACAATATCGGCAAGCCCTTtcaaaagaggaaaagagagcgAAAGACTTTGAGACGGAATTAGAAAAGTTGCGAGCCGAGATGGACACGTGGAAAGAATCGCAGGCTCGTGGTCCTGCTAGAGGAGTCGGTGTAACTCCACCGCCACCACCTGCAAAACCAGCGAATTTAGTCGCCATGCCGACACTCAGGCCGGCTAGTGCACCGCAAGCAA TGAAAGGAACAGTCTTGGGTACAGGGACACCCATGGTTAGTAGTAAAGTTGTTCAACCCACTGCCACAGTGTCCAGTGTTCCTGTCAGTGGACCAA ccaCTGGGATTGCTAGATCAGTAACACCTGGACAGGCACTTCGTGGGGTCGCCTATACGCCTAATTTAACATCTGTAGGTGGAGAGTCTACAGCTCCTCCAGATACACAG GCCGTAGACAAGCGACAGCCGGTTGTACCTGCTCCCGTTAATACCGCCGCTGCGGCTAAGCTTATCACGTCGTCGCAAGCAGCCGCCGCAGCAGCAGCGGGGAAGCTCGGTTTTCACGTCGGTCAGGCTGCTGCGAGTCCCTCTGCCGTCAGCCCCGCTGTTCAAGCACCCGGTGCCGGTGGTGGTTTACTGCCGGCGAAAAAGCCGCCGATCTCGCGAGGTGTGCCGCCCCCGGTACCACCGAACAAGCCCGTGGTACCGCCGAAAAAAGAGGCGGCCGTTTACCTGAGAAGACCAGAATTGCAATCGCAAAGCGGGCCGCAGCAGGATGTCGTTAAATACGGTGGTGGTAAACAGACAGCCCTGTCGCACCCCGGAGGTGTCACGACGGCGACGGGGAGCGGAGTCGCTCCCCCCGTACAGGCGCAGCATCAACAACCGCTCCCGGCGAGCACCGCCCAAGCTGCCGCTGAGGAAGAGGTCAGTAACAAGACAGCGGACTCGagatag